DNA sequence from the Methanolobus sp. ZRKC5 genome:
ATAAACCACTATGATAAAGAACTGAATATCAAAGACAGGACACTCCTCATAGAAACTGCATCAAACATCTGCAAGGGAAATATCAATACAGTAATATTCACAGGTATCGACAAACATCTGACCTTTGTACATAAGCCTGATCTTTCCGCAATTCTGGATATTGAAATAGTGGATGTAGTACCACCTGAACCTTCCTGGCTTTCAAGTGTTGTACGAAGACTGGAAAAAAGCGGGATATTCGGAGACCTTATGATCAGGTTCTCAGAGAACCTTACAGACCTTCGAAGATTTGAGGGTGAAAATACTGTATTCCCATGTTCGTCTTCCGGCCTGAAAGGGAAATGTCTTGATTGTGACACGATTGAGGAAGATGGTGCATTGTTGGTTGGGTGTGAGATCTCAAAAACCCTTTTTGAATCAAGATTCCCGGAGCGCGAGTATTCATTTGTGAATATATGCCCTTTCAAATCCGATGTGTTCAAACCATCAAAACATTTCATAACGAGATGTTGCCGCTCAGAGAAATCAGGAATCGTCACTATTAATGGCATACGTGGAGCAATGGTCCACTGGGGATCATCGGAATTCGATGTTGCTAAAGCAATATGGGATCTTGTTGAAGATATAAGAGGAAATAAAGAGGAACTAGCATGAAACTGGCAGTTGTCGAAGGTGATGGAGTCGGGAAAGAAGTAATTCCAGCAGCAATCGAGGTACTTGACGCACTATGCCTTGATGTTGAAAAAGTACCTGTGGAACTTGGTTATGGAAAATGGGAGAAGACAGGCTCTGCAATAACCGATGAAGATATAGTGACACTGAAAGAGTGTGATTGTGTATTCTTCGGTGCTGTGACAACGCCACCAGACCCTAATTATAAAAGTGTACTCCTCACAATCCGAAAAGAACTGGACATGTATGCAAATGTCCGTCCAATTCGCCCTCTACCCTCAGTGAAAGGTATTCATGACCGCAATGATTTTAATTTTATCATTGTAAGGGAAAATACAGAAGGACTGTATTCGGGCATCGAGGAAATAGGGGACGATGCATCCTTCACTAAGAGAGTGATTACGAGAAAAGGATCAAAGAGAATTACTGATTACGCATGCAAACTTGCCAAGAGCAGGATGAACAAACTGACAATAGTCCATAAATCCAACGTCATGAAGTCTGACAACCTATTTCTTGATGTTTCCCGTCAGGCTGCAATAGACGCAGGAGTAGTTCACCGGGATGAACTTGTGGATTCTTTTGCCTATAACCTCATTACATCTCCCTGGAATTATGATGTCATAGTTACAACCAACCTCTTTGGAGACATCCTGAGCGATATGTCAGGTGCCCTGATTGGAGGACTCGGCCTTCTGCCCAGTGCTAACATCGGAGAAAAATATGCCTTCTTTGAACCAGTACATGGCAGTGCCCCTGATATCGCTGGCAAGAACATTGCAAACCCTATTGCTGCCATACTCAGCCTGAAAATGCTCCTTGAATGGCATGGCAACCTCGCAGAGGCAGCCATTGTTGAGGAAGCTGTCGATGCCGCACTCAATATGGGCGTTTGTACGCCAGACCTTGGTGGCAAATACACTACTTCGGAAGTTGGCGATATTATTGCACAATACATAAAAACAAGAATAGAATAAAAACCATGACGGCTTTTTATTCTTTTGTATCTTTTTAATGTCTTTTTTCAACTTAGATTCAGCAACGAAGATACACCCGACATCGTGACTACTGCACTTGCACCGGATATCCAGACCATTATCACAAAATCAGTGGTA
Encoded proteins:
- a CDS encoding isocitrate/isopropylmalate family dehydrogenase, encoding MKLAVVEGDGVGKEVIPAAIEVLDALCLDVEKVPVELGYGKWEKTGSAITDEDIVTLKECDCVFFGAVTTPPDPNYKSVLLTIRKELDMYANVRPIRPLPSVKGIHDRNDFNFIIVRENTEGLYSGIEEIGDDASFTKRVITRKGSKRITDYACKLAKSRMNKLTIVHKSNVMKSDNLFLDVSRQAAIDAGVVHRDELVDSFAYNLITSPWNYDVIVTTNLFGDILSDMSGALIGGLGLLPSANIGEKYAFFEPVHGSAPDIAGKNIANPIAAILSLKMLLEWHGNLAEAAIVEEAVDAALNMGVCTPDLGGKYTTSEVGDIIAQYIKTRIE